From the Halomonas meridiana genome, one window contains:
- a CDS encoding cell division protein ZapA, producing the protein MSHAKRPTKEITLLGRSYMIACDTGEEAQLERAARYLDRAMHGIHAQSSVLGSERIAIMAALNITHELLEALDEHRAGEANLSRLNDRLERALAGARPRKEP; encoded by the coding sequence ATGAGTCACGCAAAGCGGCCAACGAAAGAGATTACCCTACTGGGTCGCAGCTATATGATTGCCTGCGACACCGGCGAAGAAGCCCAGCTCGAACGCGCTGCTCGCTATTTGGACCGCGCCATGCACGGCATTCATGCCCAAAGCAGCGTCCTGGGCAGCGAGCGCATCGCAATCATGGCCGCGCTCAATATTACCCATGAACTGCTGGAAGCGCTGGATGAGCACCGTGCGGGTGAAGCCAACCTTAGCCGTTTGAACGACCGGCTCGAACGTGCATTGGCCGGTGCCCGGCCGCGCAAAGAGCCTTGA
- a CDS encoding UPF0149 family protein — protein sequence MSLIDERQDFSDVADVFLLHGSMQSPAFLDGRLCGLLALRDVTADAWLEEVCLSLGVEQPRDPASAERLLGWRRQTLEALSASDMNYAPLLPDELFSLAEQAQGLKEWTLGFMEVIEDVADDTLRERWSQTLKEAIDDLEGLGQIETDIDDSPENENDLFALTEHARMAAMLLYTEQHPGQPQVEQTDAPVH from the coding sequence ATGTCATTGATTGACGAGCGCCAGGATTTTTCTGACGTAGCGGATGTATTTTTACTCCACGGCAGCATGCAGTCCCCAGCCTTTCTGGATGGACGACTGTGCGGCTTGTTGGCGCTGCGCGATGTCACCGCCGACGCATGGCTGGAAGAAGTGTGCCTCAGTCTAGGGGTCGAGCAACCCCGTGACCCGGCCAGCGCCGAGCGCCTGTTGGGCTGGCGGCGCCAGACGTTGGAAGCATTGAGCGCGAGCGATATGAACTACGCGCCGCTGCTGCCCGACGAGCTGTTCTCTCTTGCCGAGCAGGCGCAGGGGCTGAAAGAGTGGACATTGGGTTTCATGGAAGTGATCGAGGACGTCGCCGACGACACCCTGCGGGAGCGCTGGTCGCAAACCCTAAAAGAAGCGATCGATGACCTGGAAGGCCTCGGTCAGATCGAGACCGACATCGACGATAGCCCCGAGAACGAGAACGATCTGTTTGCCTTGACCGAACACGCTCGGATGGCGGCCATGCTGCTCTATACCGAACAGCATCCGGGGCAGCCCCAGGTAGAGCAAACCGACGCCCCCGTTCATTGA
- the pepP gene encoding Xaa-Pro aminopeptidase yields MPTQLPRPAAIQPEEYRQRRERLMAKLPSHAALLVPGASLVTRSHDSEYPFRQQSDFYYLTGLQEPEALLLLLPGRAEGQSVVFCQDRDPTLEAWTGRRLGAQGVVSQHGLDQAFENAERDALLPTLLDGRELLYVPLDNPDALSIAEDALAYSQAGMRRGKPALKGWLDSRPLIHEMRLIKSPAEIALLRHAAAISAQAHVRAMRTCQAGLSEYQLQAELEHTFVWHGASGPAYSTIVGGGANACVLHYIENSDVLEEDTLVLIDAGAEFDIYAGDITRTFPVSGRFNDAQRALYQVVLDAQVRAVNAIAPGATLAEIHQGVVADLTAGLIELGLLSGDVQARIDDESYRRFYLHSTSHWLGLDVHDVGTYRLDEATPRPLEPGMVLTVEPGLYIPSDDDIPDAYRGIGIRIEDNVVVTDQGHDILTADVPKQVADIEQLMANK; encoded by the coding sequence ATGCCCACGCAACTGCCTCGCCCCGCTGCCATTCAGCCTGAGGAGTACCGCCAGCGTCGAGAGAGGCTCATGGCCAAGCTGCCGAGCCATGCTGCGCTGCTGGTGCCTGGGGCGTCTTTGGTGACCCGCTCCCACGACAGCGAGTACCCCTTCCGCCAGCAGAGCGATTTTTACTACTTGACCGGCCTTCAGGAGCCGGAGGCGCTACTGCTGCTGTTGCCGGGCCGTGCCGAAGGGCAAAGCGTGGTGTTCTGCCAAGACCGCGACCCCACCCTGGAAGCCTGGACCGGCCGCCGTTTAGGGGCGCAGGGCGTTGTCAGCCAGCATGGCCTCGACCAAGCGTTCGAAAATGCCGAGCGTGACGCTCTGCTGCCCACGCTGCTCGATGGCCGTGAGCTGCTTTATGTGCCGCTGGATAATCCCGACGCGCTGAGCATTGCCGAAGACGCGTTGGCCTACTCGCAGGCGGGCATGCGCCGTGGCAAGCCCGCGCTAAAAGGCTGGTTGGATAGTCGCCCGCTGATTCACGAGATGCGCTTGATCAAAAGCCCCGCCGAAATTGCACTGCTGCGCCATGCGGCGGCGATTTCCGCTCAGGCCCACGTGCGCGCCATGCGCACCTGCCAAGCTGGGCTGAGCGAATATCAGCTCCAGGCCGAGCTGGAGCACACCTTTGTTTGGCACGGCGCTAGCGGGCCTGCTTACAGCACGATCGTCGGCGGCGGGGCCAATGCCTGTGTGCTGCACTATATTGAAAACAGCGATGTGCTGGAGGAAGACACGCTGGTACTGATCGATGCTGGGGCAGAGTTCGATATCTACGCAGGTGACATCACGCGCACCTTTCCGGTCAGCGGTCGCTTCAATGACGCTCAGCGGGCGCTCTACCAAGTGGTGCTCGATGCTCAAGTGCGCGCGGTGAATGCCATCGCCCCCGGCGCGACGTTAGCGGAGATCCATCAAGGAGTCGTGGCGGATCTCACCGCTGGCCTCATCGAGCTAGGCCTGCTGTCGGGCGACGTGCAAGCGCGTATCGATGACGAGAGCTATCGGCGCTTCTATCTTCACTCTACCTCGCACTGGCTAGGGCTGGATGTTCACGACGTGGGCACCTATCGCCTCGACGAGGCCACTCCACGGCCGCTGGAACCCGGCATGGTGCTGACCGTCGAGCCCGGCCTTTACATTCCCAGCGACGACGATATTCCCGACGCTTATCGCGGTATCGGTATTCGTATCGAGGATAACGTGGTGGTCACCGACCAGGGCCATGACATCTTGACCGCGGACGTACCGAAACAGGTGGCCGATATTGAGCAGTTAATGGCGAATAAATAA
- the ubiH gene encoding 2-octaprenyl-6-methoxyphenyl hydroxylase: MHGAEQGPRPQAPSPTHDIVIVGGGLVGASLGCALAPLIKRHGWRVAIIEANALPQSTEDTTWQPSFDARASAIAEGSAQRFRQLGVWEAMQVEATPINRIHISERGRLGATRLNAQELGVAALGHVIPNAWMGRVLHQKLQQLPIEWYCPATVARLTPTASGHHLRLSDGSELTAALTILADGGRSGLKEQLGIASRRHSYEQTAVIAHVGISQPHQGVAYERFTSEGPIALLPLPGQAMELVWTHASGSEGTRMALPDAAFLRQLQQAFGDRVGRFTRVGQRFSYPLSLVTAEEPVRPGLAVLGNAAHALHPVAGQGFNLALRSVMDLVEALSQGAQQQRSLGDMNTLQAFERRRAQDRANVIRFSDGLVRLFGYSWPLLPHARGAGLIGLNLIGPLRRGLARRAMGLER, translated from the coding sequence ATGCATGGGGCTGAGCAGGGACCACGTCCACAAGCGCCGTCGCCCACCCATGACATCGTGATCGTGGGCGGAGGGCTGGTGGGGGCCAGTTTGGGCTGTGCATTGGCACCGCTCATCAAGCGCCACGGTTGGCGGGTCGCCATCATCGAAGCCAATGCGCTACCGCAGAGCACTGAGGACACGACGTGGCAGCCGAGCTTCGATGCCCGGGCAAGCGCCATTGCCGAAGGCTCGGCGCAGCGCTTTCGCCAGCTAGGCGTGTGGGAAGCGATGCAGGTCGAGGCCACACCGATTAATCGTATTCATATTAGCGAGCGGGGCCGTTTGGGCGCGACGCGCCTTAATGCACAAGAGCTAGGCGTCGCTGCCTTGGGGCACGTGATTCCCAACGCCTGGATGGGGCGCGTGCTGCATCAAAAGCTGCAGCAACTGCCTATCGAGTGGTACTGCCCGGCCACGGTGGCACGGCTAACGCCCACGGCCAGCGGCCACCATTTGCGGCTTTCCGATGGAAGCGAGCTAACGGCGGCGTTGACCATTTTGGCCGATGGCGGCCGCTCGGGGCTGAAGGAGCAGCTCGGAATCGCCAGCCGCCGTCACTCCTATGAGCAAACGGCGGTCATTGCCCATGTGGGCATTAGCCAGCCCCATCAAGGGGTTGCTTACGAGCGCTTTACCTCTGAGGGGCCCATCGCGCTGCTGCCACTGCCGGGGCAGGCCATGGAGCTGGTCTGGACCCACGCCAGCGGCAGTGAAGGCACTCGAATGGCGCTGCCGGATGCAGCGTTCTTGCGCCAGCTTCAGCAGGCGTTCGGTGACCGCGTCGGGCGCTTTACCCGCGTTGGCCAGCGGTTTAGCTATCCGCTGTCGCTAGTGACGGCAGAAGAGCCCGTTCGCCCCGGCTTAGCCGTGTTGGGCAATGCGGCCCATGCGCTGCACCCGGTGGCTGGCCAGGGCTTCAATTTAGCGCTGCGCTCGGTGATGGATTTAGTGGAAGCGCTCTCCCAAGGGGCTCAGCAGCAGCGCTCCTTGGGAGATATGAACACGTTGCAGGCGTTTGAGCGCCGCCGCGCCCAAGACCGCGCCAACGTGATCCGTTTTAGTGACGGCTTAGTGCGGCTGTTTGGTTACTCGTGGCCGCTGCTGCCCCACGCCCGTGGCGCTGGGTTGATCGGCCTTAATTTGATTGGCCCGCTGCGCCGTGGCTTGGCACGCCGCGCGATGGGCCTGGAGCGCTGA
- a CDS encoding UbiH/UbiF/VisC/COQ6 family ubiquinone biosynthesis hydroxylase — protein MTTQSQAAKPPVTRFDAVIVGAGMVGTALAGLLAEAGMQVALVEAKASTLHLDDVAGEIPAPRVSALTPVSQRLLTHLGAWPAMQTARVTPYRYMEVWDAEGSGHIRFSADEAGTAVLGHIVENDVTLAALNEHVAKQPTLTRLNGVRVEALQTTARGRWLVLDDGRQLQTPLLVAADGARSALRALAGISVAEESMAQEAVVTTVRCAQPHGATARQAFIAGRPLAFLPLTVDGDDRYCSIVWSTTPEHAQALTACSAEALGQALGEAFDHRLGDVMPVDSAYRFPLVQRHAQHYVQPNFALVGDAAHSLHPLAGQGVNLGLMDAAVLAEEVVLAWRRGAPWGSVATLRRYERRRRFDNSAMLGLMKGFKGLFGSQHPVFTLARNVGMNGMNQLVPLKRLVMRQATGERGRLPLSCR, from the coding sequence ATGACAACGCAATCACAAGCAGCTAAGCCGCCCGTCACGCGTTTCGATGCGGTAATTGTTGGCGCGGGTATGGTGGGCACTGCGCTGGCGGGGCTATTGGCAGAAGCGGGAATGCAGGTGGCGCTGGTGGAAGCCAAAGCATCGACGTTGCACCTGGATGACGTCGCTGGCGAGATTCCCGCCCCCCGCGTCAGCGCGCTGACCCCGGTGTCCCAGCGACTGCTCACCCATTTGGGTGCCTGGCCCGCTATGCAGACGGCACGCGTCACGCCGTACCGTTACATGGAGGTATGGGATGCCGAAGGCAGTGGTCATATTCGCTTCTCGGCAGACGAAGCGGGGACCGCCGTGTTGGGTCATATCGTCGAGAATGACGTGACGCTGGCCGCGTTGAACGAGCATGTCGCCAAGCAGCCGACCCTAACGCGCTTGAATGGCGTGCGGGTAGAGGCGCTGCAAACCACGGCGCGTGGCCGCTGGCTGGTGCTCGACGATGGCCGACAGCTGCAAACGCCGCTGCTTGTCGCGGCCGATGGTGCGCGCTCTGCCTTGCGCGCGCTAGCGGGCATCTCGGTAGCGGAGGAGTCCATGGCGCAAGAGGCCGTCGTCACCACGGTGCGCTGCGCACAGCCCCATGGGGCCACCGCACGGCAAGCCTTTATCGCGGGTCGTCCACTGGCGTTCTTACCCCTCACCGTCGACGGGGATGATCGCTACTGCTCCATTGTCTGGTCCACCACGCCTGAGCATGCCCAAGCGCTGACGGCGTGCTCGGCAGAGGCGCTGGGGCAGGCGCTGGGCGAGGCGTTTGATCATCGTCTGGGTGATGTCATGCCCGTGGATAGCGCCTATCGGTTTCCGCTGGTACAGCGCCACGCCCAGCATTATGTGCAGCCCAACTTCGCGTTAGTCGGCGATGCCGCCCACAGCCTGCATCCGCTGGCCGGGCAGGGCGTCAATTTAGGATTGATGGACGCGGCAGTGTTAGCGGAAGAAGTGGTCTTGGCTTGGCGGCGCGGCGCGCCGTGGGGCAGTGTGGCCACGCTGCGCCGCTACGAGCGTCGTCGGCGCTTCGATAACAGCGCCATGCTAGGCTTGATGAAGGGGTTCAAGGGGCTGTTTGGCAGCCAGCATCCGGTGTTTACGCTGGCGCGCAACGTGGGTATGAACGGTATGAACCAGCTCGTGCCGCTTAAACGCTTGGTAATGCGGCAGGCGACCGGAGAGCGAGGCCGCCTGCCGCTATCGTGCCGCTAG
- a CDS encoding S41 family peptidase, translating into MTLSVTEVSAPAKRFLATLLPLALLAAPLPLAAQPANSVADDLPLEEIQTFAEVFERIKRGYVEEVDDRTLLRNAMRGMLSELDPHSAYLDEEEYQSLRESTQGEFGGIGIEVGTQNGQLMVVTPIDDTPASRAGLLSQDIIVAIDGTPTDSLSLQEAVNLMRGEPGTPLRLTILRSGEESPREFTLTREVIRSESVKQEVLEPGYGYLRISQFQSRTPEQARRAIERMARERPLEGLILDLRNNPGGVLQAAVGVADLFLDDGLIVYTEGRLSDTEMSFSASPDTPAGDIPLVVLINSGSASAAEIVAGALQDQRRGVIMGTESFGKGSVQQIMPLGNGEGLKLTTALYYTPNGRSIQAQGIEPDVEVVRGRLEVAEGRREIRESDLDGHLGSQSDMPPERAAMSQRLREDYQLSEALNLLKALNVVDRRRG; encoded by the coding sequence ATGACGCTATCTGTTACCGAGGTATCGGCCCCTGCCAAGCGTTTCTTGGCCACCCTGCTTCCGCTCGCGCTGCTGGCTGCCCCGCTCCCTTTGGCCGCTCAGCCGGCGAACAGCGTCGCCGATGACCTGCCGTTGGAGGAGATTCAAACCTTCGCCGAGGTATTCGAGCGTATCAAACGCGGTTACGTCGAAGAGGTCGACGACCGCACGCTGCTGCGCAACGCCATGCGGGGCATGCTCAGCGAGCTCGACCCCCACTCGGCCTACCTGGATGAAGAGGAGTACCAAAGCCTGCGGGAATCCACGCAGGGCGAGTTTGGCGGCATCGGTATCGAAGTCGGCACCCAAAATGGCCAACTGATGGTCGTCACGCCCATCGATGACACGCCCGCCTCCCGGGCAGGCCTGCTGTCTCAGGACATCATCGTGGCCATCGATGGCACCCCCACCGATAGCCTCTCACTGCAGGAAGCCGTCAACTTGATGCGCGGCGAACCCGGCACGCCACTGCGTTTGACGATCCTGCGCTCCGGCGAAGAGTCACCGCGGGAGTTCACCCTCACCCGTGAAGTGATCCGCAGTGAGAGCGTCAAGCAAGAGGTGCTGGAGCCCGGCTACGGCTATTTGCGCATTAGCCAATTTCAGTCCCGCACGCCCGAACAGGCTCGCCGTGCCATCGAGCGTATGGCCCGAGAGCGGCCCTTGGAAGGTTTGATTCTGGATCTGCGCAATAACCCCGGTGGCGTCCTCCAGGCAGCGGTGGGCGTCGCCGATCTATTCCTCGATGATGGGCTGATCGTGTATACCGAAGGGCGACTCTCGGATACCGAAATGTCGTTTTCGGCGTCTCCGGATACACCAGCGGGCGACATCCCGCTCGTGGTCCTCATCAACAGTGGCAGCGCGTCGGCGGCGGAAATCGTCGCGGGCGCGCTGCAAGATCAGCGCCGGGGCGTCATCATGGGGACCGAGAGCTTCGGTAAGGGCTCGGTGCAACAAATCATGCCGCTAGGCAATGGCGAAGGCTTGAAGCTGACGACCGCCCTTTACTACACCCCGAATGGCCGCTCGATCCAGGCGCAAGGCATCGAGCCGGACGTCGAAGTGGTGCGCGGCCGCCTGGAAGTGGCGGAAGGGCGTCGCGAAATCCGCGAATCGGATTTAGACGGCCATCTAGGCAGCCAAAGCGATATGCCACCCGAGCGCGCCGCCATGTCTCAGCGGCTGCGCGAGGATTACCAGCTCAGCGAAGCGCTGAACCTGCTGAAAGCGCTGAACGTAGTGGATCGTCGTCGCGGCTAG
- a CDS encoding murein hydrolase activator EnvC: MPMWRPLALATLLLALGQQPALAQPDERAAREQLDALGQEIDAMAERLSATGQARDSAQRELKAVETELAQTHQRLDQLQAERRQLNDETTQLRQHRERLQSEREAQYQALGQQLAALYRLGPTPQLKLLLNQRDPAELDRMQAYLNRLTQARQQRLADIARLDTALADTEQALAERQTRLDTLADELETQSALLAERTEARRGVVNTLDDRYGSEAERLADLNQSREQAEQQLRAIQAELARLAEPTPTTHITRTQGDLPWPVQGSITASFQRRDGVHYNGIVIQASEGTAVTAVHSGRVVFADWMRGFGNLLIIDHGDQIMTLYAHLQQFSARPGQQVNRGDAIGRVGNSGGQPRPALYFEVRRGGEPINPQRWIARR, from the coding sequence ATGCCCATGTGGCGACCACTCGCCCTTGCCACTCTGCTGCTGGCCTTGGGCCAGCAGCCCGCCTTGGCGCAGCCGGACGAACGCGCTGCTCGTGAGCAGCTCGATGCGCTCGGGCAGGAGATCGACGCCATGGCCGAGCGGCTCAGCGCGACCGGCCAAGCCCGCGATAGCGCTCAACGCGAGCTAAAGGCGGTGGAAACCGAGCTCGCCCAGACCCACCAGCGGCTGGACCAGCTTCAGGCGGAGCGGCGCCAACTCAATGACGAGACCACCCAATTACGTCAGCACCGCGAACGCTTGCAGAGCGAACGGGAAGCTCAGTATCAAGCGCTCGGGCAGCAGCTCGCCGCGCTCTATCGGCTAGGGCCTACGCCCCAGCTCAAGCTGTTGCTCAACCAACGTGACCCTGCCGAGCTGGACCGTATGCAGGCCTATTTGAACCGGCTAACACAGGCGCGCCAGCAGCGCCTGGCCGATATTGCGCGGCTGGACACGGCACTTGCCGATACCGAACAAGCACTGGCAGAGCGCCAAACGCGTTTGGATACCTTGGCGGACGAGCTGGAGACCCAAAGCGCTCTACTCGCCGAGCGCACCGAAGCGCGCCGGGGCGTCGTCAATACGCTCGATGATCGCTACGGGAGCGAGGCGGAACGCTTGGCCGACCTGAACCAGAGCCGCGAGCAGGCAGAGCAGCAGCTCCGCGCGATTCAAGCCGAATTGGCACGCCTGGCAGAGCCCACGCCCACTACGCACATCACCCGCACGCAAGGGGATCTGCCCTGGCCCGTGCAGGGCAGCATCACCGCCAGCTTTCAGCGGCGGGATGGGGTGCACTACAACGGTATCGTGATTCAGGCCAGCGAAGGCACGGCGGTCACGGCGGTCCACTCGGGTCGCGTGGTCTTCGCCGATTGGATGCGAGGGTTCGGCAACTTATTGATCATCGACCATGGCGACCAGATCATGACGCTTTATGCGCACCTGCAGCAGTTCAGCGCCCGCCCCGGACAGCAGGTGAATCGTGGCGACGCTATTGGCCGGGTGGGCAACAGCGGCGGGCAGCCCCGGCCAGCGCTCTACTTCGAAGTGCGGCGAGGCGGGGAACCCATTAATCCGCAACGTTGGATTGCGCGCCGTTGA
- the gpmI gene encoding 2,3-bisphosphoglycerate-independent phosphoglycerate mutase: MASSAPRPVALIILDGYGHNPDSAHNAVAAANTPVMDALWANRPHAFVHTDGRHVGLPDGQMGNSEVGHMNLGAGRIVYQDFTRITKAIEEGDLDTNEVLTKPIDDAVANGRAVHLLGLLSPGGVHSHEDHFIAMAELAARRGAQRIYVHAFLDGRDMPPQSALASIERANARLAELVGADNGFVASIIGRFFAMDRDNRWERVEQAYRLLTDGHAEYTATSAESGLRDAYERGETDEFVAATRVPGNGNAVTLQDGDAALFLNFRSDRARELTRAFTEADFDGFERQVRPTLAGDGLVMMTQYAADIDAPAAFPPTDLTDTLGEVVAKRGLTQLRIAETEKYPHVTFFFSGGNEAEYEGEERILVPSPRDVKTYDEKPEMSAFEITDKLVEAIDSGRFDLMVCNYANGDMVGHTGDFDAAVKAIETVDICVGRVVEAIERAGGACLITADHGNAEQMVHPETGAPQTAHTTFVVPLVYVGERAAELDDGRLCDLAPTLLTMMNQPQPEAMTGTPLLRFT, encoded by the coding sequence ATGGCATCATCTGCACCGCGCCCCGTGGCGCTGATCATCCTAGACGGCTACGGCCACAACCCCGATAGTGCTCACAACGCCGTGGCAGCGGCCAATACGCCGGTGATGGACGCGCTATGGGCTAACCGCCCCCACGCCTTCGTGCATACCGATGGCCGTCATGTGGGGCTACCCGACGGCCAGATGGGCAACTCCGAAGTCGGCCATATGAACCTGGGTGCCGGGCGTATCGTTTACCAGGACTTCACTCGTATCACCAAAGCCATCGAAGAGGGTGACCTGGACACCAACGAGGTGCTCACCAAGCCCATCGACGACGCGGTCGCCAATGGCCGTGCCGTGCATCTGCTCGGCCTGCTCTCACCCGGCGGCGTGCACAGCCACGAAGACCACTTTATCGCCATGGCCGAGCTGGCGGCGCGACGCGGTGCCCAGCGCATCTATGTACACGCCTTTCTAGATGGCCGGGACATGCCGCCGCAAAGCGCGCTGGCGTCTATCGAGCGCGCCAACGCCCGTCTAGCAGAACTGGTCGGTGCCGATAACGGCTTTGTTGCGTCCATCATTGGCCGCTTCTTCGCCATGGACCGCGACAACCGCTGGGAACGCGTCGAGCAAGCCTACCGCCTGCTCACCGACGGCCACGCGGAGTACACCGCCACCAGCGCGGAAAGCGGCCTGCGTGATGCCTACGAACGCGGCGAAACCGATGAGTTCGTCGCCGCCACGCGCGTACCGGGCAACGGTAACGCCGTGACGTTACAGGATGGCGACGCCGCCTTATTCCTGAACTTCCGCTCCGACCGCGCCCGCGAACTCACTCGCGCCTTCACCGAGGCAGACTTCGACGGCTTCGAGCGTCAGGTGCGCCCAACGCTGGCAGGCGATGGGTTGGTGATGATGACCCAATACGCCGCCGACATCGATGCCCCTGCGGCGTTCCCGCCTACCGACCTCACCGACACCCTAGGCGAAGTGGTGGCCAAGCGTGGCCTCACCCAGCTGCGCATTGCCGAAACAGAGAAGTACCCCCACGTGACGTTCTTCTTCTCCGGCGGTAACGAAGCCGAGTACGAAGGCGAAGAGCGCATCTTGGTGCCTTCCCCCCGCGACGTGAAAACCTACGACGAAAAGCCGGAAATGAGCGCGTTCGAGATTACCGACAAGCTTGTGGAGGCCATCGATAGCGGCCGTTTCGATCTCATGGTGTGCAACTACGCCAATGGCGACATGGTCGGCCACACCGGGGATTTCGACGCTGCCGTGAAAGCGATCGAGACCGTCGACATTTGCGTTGGCCGCGTGGTGGAAGCAATCGAGCGTGCGGGTGGAGCCTGCCTGATTACCGCCGACCACGGCAATGCCGAACAGATGGTCCACCCGGAAACCGGCGCCCCGCAAACCGCTCACACCACGTTTGTGGTGCCGCTGGTGTACGTGGGAGAGCGGGCGGCAGAACTCGACGACGGCCGCCTGTGCGACCTGGCCCCCACGCTGCTGACCATGATGAATCAACCACAGCCTGAGGCGATGACCGGCACGCCGCTGCTGCGCTTCACGTAA
- a CDS encoding rhodanese-like domain-containing protein, which yields MIDQLFEFVMNHPLLVGAFLLVLIAWIVYETRSASSNAVSSTQATQLINREDAVVLDIRESKDFKAGHIAGARNIPQSSLDSRMNELEKVKSQPIIVVCKHGQSSGAAQAKLAKAGFERAMKLRGGMMQWQADGLPVVKK from the coding sequence ATGATCGATCAGCTGTTCGAATTCGTAATGAACCACCCCCTTCTCGTAGGGGCATTTTTGCTGGTGCTCATAGCGTGGATCGTTTACGAAACGCGCAGCGCCTCCTCGAATGCGGTGTCCTCTACCCAGGCCACGCAGCTCATCAACCGCGAAGACGCGGTGGTGCTGGACATCCGTGAGAGCAAAGACTTCAAAGCCGGCCACATCGCAGGCGCTCGTAACATTCCCCAAAGCAGCCTGGATAGCCGCATGAACGAGCTGGAGAAAGTGAAGAGCCAGCCGATCATCGTGGTGTGCAAGCATGGCCAAAGTTCTGGCGCTGCCCAGGCAAAGCTTGCCAAAGCCGGGTTTGAGCGGGCAATGAAGCTGCGCGGCGGCATGATGCAGTGGCAGGCGGATGGCCTTCCGGTGGTCAAGAAGTAA
- the secB gene encoding protein-export chaperone SecB, which translates to MAEDNNTPQAGAAEGEKPQLKFSLQRIYVKDISFEAPNSPSVFKQAFKPKVNLDLNTTSQKVADDQYEVVVKVTAQVNDSETGTTSFLAEVEQAGLFRISGIEGAQLEQTLGAFCPNLLFPYARECVDNLVNRGGFPPLMLAPVNFEAMYAQRKQREAQQASQAAENTH; encoded by the coding sequence ATGGCGGAAGATAACAACACCCCGCAGGCAGGCGCCGCAGAAGGCGAAAAGCCTCAGCTGAAATTCTCGTTACAGCGTATTTACGTGAAAGACATTTCTTTCGAAGCGCCGAACTCTCCGTCCGTGTTCAAGCAAGCGTTCAAGCCGAAGGTCAACCTGGACCTCAATACCACCAGCCAGAAAGTGGCCGACGACCAGTATGAAGTCGTGGTGAAAGTGACCGCACAGGTCAACGACAGCGAAACCGGCACTACCTCGTTCTTGGCGGAAGTCGAGCAGGCGGGCCTGTTCCGTATTTCGGGCATCGAAGGCGCACAGCTCGAGCAAACCTTGGGTGCATTCTGCCCCAACCTGCTGTTCCCGTACGCCCGTGAGTGCGTTGATAACCTCGTCAACCGTGGTGGCTTCCCGCCGCTGATGCTGGCGCCGGTCAACTTCGAAGCCATGTACGCCCAGCGCAAGCAGCGCGAAGCGCAGCAGGCCAGCCAAGCGGCTGAGAACACGCACTAA
- a CDS encoding 16S rRNA (uracil(1498)-N(3))-methyltransferase gives MSDTLTAADWQAQHGKMPRLYVPAELAAGTTLALPDGPAKHVTRVLRMGEGAPLIVFDGSGHEAGVRLAEVSRKQTTVTVEAVWAGSGESPLAVHLGQAISKGDRMDYAIQKAVELGVAAITPLYTERGDVRLKGDREEKKLAHWQAVAASACEQSGRAVVPPVHPPQTLGEWLAERQEPLRLMLHLATGNGFAQSERPTSAALLIGPEGGLSDTDIQAATASHFTPLTLGPRVLRTETAPVVALTLLQHHFGDL, from the coding sequence ATGTCGGACACGCTGACCGCCGCCGACTGGCAGGCCCAACACGGTAAAATGCCCCGTCTGTATGTGCCTGCCGAGTTAGCCGCGGGCACGACGCTGGCGCTCCCTGACGGCCCGGCCAAGCACGTGACCCGCGTACTGCGCATGGGTGAAGGCGCGCCGCTGATCGTATTCGATGGCAGTGGGCATGAGGCGGGCGTGCGGTTAGCCGAGGTGAGCCGCAAGCAGACGACCGTGACCGTGGAAGCGGTATGGGCGGGTAGCGGCGAGTCACCGCTGGCGGTGCATCTTGGGCAAGCGATTTCCAAGGGCGATCGCATGGATTACGCCATTCAAAAAGCCGTCGAACTCGGAGTGGCGGCGATTACCCCGCTCTATACCGAGCGGGGCGATGTGCGTTTGAAAGGCGACCGTGAAGAAAAGAAGCTGGCGCATTGGCAGGCCGTGGCGGCCAGCGCCTGCGAGCAGAGCGGCCGGGCAGTAGTGCCGCCTGTTCACCCTCCGCAGACGTTAGGCGAGTGGCTGGCCGAGCGCCAAGAGCCGCTGCGCTTGATGTTGCATCTAGCGACGGGTAACGGCTTTGCTCAGTCAGAGCGGCCTACGTCCGCCGCGCTGCTGATCGGTCCGGAAGGCGGGCTGAGCGACACGGATATTCAGGCTGCGACGGCCAGCCACTTCACGCCTCTTACCCTGGGGCCGCGAGTGCTGCGCACCGAAACCGCTCCCGTTGTTGCGCTCACGCTCTTGCAGCACCACTTCGGCGATTTGTAA